One segment of Rhodohalobacter mucosus DNA contains the following:
- a CDS encoding SDR family NAD(P)-dependent oxidoreductase, which produces MKSFYQNKKILITGAASGIGKRFAEKVSRLADVELILWDLNKEQLDALRDTLPVEGQKKLHTTGIDITDREHLFLESEHLKKENLLPDVIINCAGVVTGSYFHRHSMQEISDTININVLGSMWVVQLFLSDMVDRGSGHIVNMASASGYIGNPRMSVYASSKWAVLGWSESLRLEMQQLKTGISVTTVIPSYVDTGMFKGVKAPALTPILTTEQIVDKMLRGIASGKTEIRAPFIVNLTPFLKAVLPKKVFDWLAGRVFGVYHSMDTFEGRK; this is translated from the coding sequence ATGAAATCATTCTACCAAAACAAAAAAATTCTCATTACCGGAGCTGCCAGCGGTATTGGCAAGCGTTTTGCCGAAAAAGTGTCCCGGCTGGCCGATGTAGAACTTATTCTTTGGGATCTTAACAAAGAGCAGCTGGACGCATTGCGGGATACCCTGCCCGTTGAGGGACAAAAGAAACTGCATACAACCGGAATCGATATTACTGACCGGGAACATCTCTTTCTTGAAAGTGAGCACCTGAAAAAAGAAAATCTGCTGCCGGATGTCATCATCAATTGTGCGGGTGTGGTAACCGGTTCTTATTTTCACCGCCATTCCATGCAAGAGATCTCCGATACCATTAATATCAACGTGTTGGGCAGTATGTGGGTGGTTCAGTTGTTTCTCAGCGATATGGTTGACCGCGGTTCTGGACATATTGTAAATATGGCAAGTGCCTCAGGCTACATCGGCAACCCCCGCATGAGTGTCTATGCATCCAGCAAATGGGCTGTTTTAGGGTGGTCCGAATCGCTGCGGCTGGAGATGCAGCAGTTGAAAACGGGTATCAGCGTCACAACGGTTATTCCAAGCTACGTAGATACCGGAATGTTCAAAGGAGTTAAAGCCCCGGCACTCACCCCGATTCTCACTACAGAGCAGATCGTGGACAAAATGCTGCGCGGAATCGCCTCCGGTAAAACCGAAATACGGGCACCCTTTATCGTTAACCTCACCCCGTTTTTAAAGGCCGTTCTGCCCAAAAAAGTGTTTGACTGGCTTGCAGGACGCGTTTTCGGCGTTTACCACTCCATGGATACCTTTGAAGGAAGAAAATAA
- the htpX gene encoding protease HtpX — protein MKRVLLFLGTNLAIIVVASITLSLLGVGSFLDETGTGLDLQALLIFCFVFGMAGSFISLLLSKKIAKWTMKVQIIDKPRNSDEEWLFKTIERQADNAGIGMPEVGVFQAQQANAFATGASRNKALVAVSTGMLQRFNKDEIEAVLGHEVGHVANGDMITLALIQGVVNTFVMFLARVVGFAVDRIVLRNEQGLGIGYFITTIAAEIVLAILASTIVFWFSRRREFRADEAGARLGTRQGMIGALQRLKAETQVPNQLPESMQAFGITGGKKKGIKALFMTHPPLEDRIAALQNMSD, from the coding sequence ATGAAACGAGTACTATTATTTCTTGGCACAAACCTGGCCATCATCGTGGTAGCCAGCATTACCCTGAGCCTTCTGGGTGTGGGTTCATTTCTGGATGAAACGGGTACCGGACTGGATCTTCAGGCACTGCTCATTTTCTGTTTTGTCTTTGGTATGGCGGGCTCATTCATCTCCCTGCTGCTCTCGAAAAAGATTGCCAAGTGGACCATGAAGGTTCAGATCATAGATAAGCCCCGAAACTCAGATGAGGAGTGGCTGTTCAAAACAATTGAGCGACAAGCTGATAATGCGGGTATCGGCATGCCGGAAGTAGGTGTTTTTCAGGCGCAGCAGGCAAATGCATTTGCAACGGGAGCCAGCAGAAACAAGGCGCTGGTCGCCGTAAGTACAGGCATGCTGCAGCGATTCAATAAGGATGAAATTGAAGCCGTTCTGGGGCATGAAGTAGGCCACGTGGCCAACGGTGATATGATCACGCTGGCGCTGATACAGGGTGTTGTTAACACGTTTGTGATGTTTCTGGCCAGAGTCGTCGGTTTTGCAGTAGATCGCATTGTTCTGCGAAATGAACAGGGATTGGGGATTGGTTATTTTATAACAACCATTGCGGCAGAAATCGTACTGGCCATTCTGGCATCCACAATAGTTTTTTGGTTTTCGCGCAGACGAGAATTTCGTGCAGACGAGGCCGGTGCACGTCTGGGCACCCGTCAGGGTATGATTGGTGCGCTTCAGAGGCTGAAAGCCGAGACGCAGGTCCCAAATCAGCTTCCCGAGTCGATGCAGGCATTTGGCATTACGGGCGGTAAGAAGAAAGGCATCAAAGCATTGTTTATGACCCACCCCCCGCTTGAAGACCGGATTGCTGCTCTGCAGAACATGAGCGATTGA
- a CDS encoding M28 family peptidase — protein MKYISISALFLTLLLISGCSDPADRGARTITGESLMAHIESLSSDEFEGRAPASRGEELTVDYLVAQLEEMGVAPGMDDGGYIQEFPLLGQRVDAGSAGMTIRENGRSAAGLAYNTDFMAWPSNEADQVEIENAEVLYVGYGIQAPEFNWDDYKGTDVEGKILVFKNSDPSDDPELFDGESRLYYGRWSYKFEKAAEMGALGAIVIHTTPTAGYGWDVVANSWGRERFALRSEGDASDNPEFNSWLTEESSRTLFEAAGLSLDDMLEAAESMDFEPVPLEGVTMNVNLQASYSDLASRNVVGMIQGNDPDLMDEYVIFTAHHDHLGIAAPPVNGDSIYNGARDNAAGVSAVLNLANALKETETELKRSAVFLFVGAEEMGLLGSLYWANNPTVHPGKISANLNMDGMQTYGPTEDVVLVGYGRNTITDVIEQFAAEAGRTVKPDPSPEQGYFYRSDHFSMARVGIPAVFPRRGNEYIGKPEGWSATIDSVDAANYHAVTDEINEYWDIEGMVDDLRLFYRSSFYIINADEKMEWVEGDEFEAVRMEMLEDAE, from the coding sequence ATGAAATACATATCAATCTCCGCTCTTTTTCTAACGCTATTGCTAATTTCGGGATGCAGCGATCCGGCTGACCGGGGCGCCCGGACTATCACCGGCGAATCGCTGATGGCACATATTGAATCACTATCATCCGATGAATTTGAAGGGCGCGCACCAGCATCGCGGGGTGAAGAGCTTACCGTTGACTATCTGGTTGCTCAATTGGAAGAGATGGGTGTAGCGCCGGGAATGGACGATGGCGGCTATATTCAGGAATTCCCGCTTCTGGGTCAGCGCGTAGACGCCGGCAGCGCCGGGATGACCATCAGAGAAAACGGCCGAAGTGCAGCCGGCCTTGCATACAATACGGATTTCATGGCATGGCCCTCCAATGAGGCGGATCAGGTAGAGATTGAAAATGCAGAGGTGCTATATGTGGGCTACGGGATTCAGGCACCTGAATTTAACTGGGATGATTACAAAGGCACAGACGTGGAGGGAAAAATTCTGGTGTTCAAAAACAGTGATCCATCGGACGACCCGGAGCTTTTTGATGGAGAATCCAGGCTCTATTATGGCCGATGGAGCTACAAGTTTGAAAAAGCTGCGGAAATGGGTGCGCTGGGCGCAATCGTTATTCATACCACGCCGACGGCTGGATATGGATGGGATGTGGTTGCCAACAGCTGGGGACGGGAGCGTTTCGCGCTGAGAAGTGAAGGAGACGCGTCGGATAACCCTGAATTCAACAGCTGGCTGACTGAAGAGAGCAGCCGGACCCTTTTTGAAGCTGCGGGTCTTTCTCTCGATGATATGCTTGAAGCTGCAGAGAGCATGGATTTTGAACCCGTTCCGCTGGAAGGCGTGACCATGAATGTGAACCTGCAGGCATCCTACAGTGACCTGGCATCAAGAAATGTAGTGGGAATGATTCAGGGTAATGATCCGGACCTGATGGATGAGTACGTCATTTTTACAGCGCATCATGATCATTTGGGTATCGCAGCTCCCCCGGTGAACGGAGACTCCATCTACAACGGTGCGAGGGATAATGCTGCCGGCGTCAGCGCAGTTTTAAATCTTGCAAACGCGCTGAAAGAGACGGAGACAGAGTTGAAACGAAGCGCCGTGTTTCTTTTTGTTGGAGCTGAAGAGATGGGACTGCTGGGGTCGCTTTACTGGGCAAACAACCCAACGGTACACCCCGGAAAGATCTCTGCGAACCTTAACATGGACGGCATGCAGACCTACGGTCCCACGGAGGATGTGGTTCTGGTAGGCTATGGGCGGAACACAATTACGGATGTTATCGAGCAATTTGCTGCGGAGGCGGGCAGAACGGTTAAACCGGACCCCAGCCCGGAACAGGGATACTTCTACAGGTCAGATCATTTCAGTATGGCCCGTGTGGGAATACCGGCTGTTTTTCCCCGTCGGGGCAATGAATACATCGGCAAACCCGAAGGTTGGAGCGCAACCATCGACAGTGTGGATGCGGCCAATTACCATGCTGTTACGGATGAAATTAACGAGTATTGGGATATCGAAGGAATGGTAGACGATTTGCGGCTCTTTTACCGGTCGTCGTTTTATATCATCAATGCGGATGAAAAAATGGAATGGGTTGAGGGGGATGAATTCGAGGCCGTACGAATGGAAATGCTTGAAGATGCGGAGTAA
- a CDS encoding ChaN family lipoprotein yields MTQLLINGRIRAVLLLLMVLVFAGAAMTSEKPAYQLYDRNGEKITYDHLVNLAQNKDLVFFGELHDNAIAHWLQLELLKDLHADTTRSLAIGMEMFERDQQILIDEYFAGHISNRSFESEARLWQNYETDYAPVVEFARENDLRLLATNIPRRYASAVYSHGLAVLDSLNAEAKDWIAPLPVEVDTTLPGYRDILEAAQGHGGENLIYSQAVKDATMAHSIISAINDSTGMLHLNGSYHSNNYEGIVWYVNRKAEGVTILTINTISADEINNVDAGLLQAADITLVVDSDMTRTY; encoded by the coding sequence ATGACTCAATTACTTATTAACGGTAGAATCCGGGCGGTTCTGTTACTGCTAATGGTCCTGGTTTTTGCAGGTGCAGCAATGACTTCGGAGAAACCGGCATATCAGCTGTATGACCGGAACGGTGAGAAGATCACCTACGATCATCTGGTGAATTTGGCGCAGAATAAGGATCTGGTCTTTTTTGGCGAGCTGCACGACAATGCAATTGCACACTGGCTGCAGCTTGAGCTTTTAAAGGATCTGCACGCAGATACAACCCGCTCCCTTGCCATAGGCATGGAGATGTTTGAGCGTGATCAGCAAATACTGATTGATGAATATTTTGCAGGACACATCAGCAACAGAAGTTTTGAAAGCGAAGCCAGGCTCTGGCAAAATTATGAAACAGATTATGCGCCGGTTGTGGAGTTCGCCAGGGAAAACGATCTGAGACTATTGGCAACGAACATCCCCAGGCGCTATGCTTCTGCCGTTTATTCACATGGCCTGGCAGTTCTTGATTCTCTGAATGCAGAAGCAAAAGATTGGATTGCCCCGCTTCCGGTTGAGGTAGATACCACGCTTCCGGGCTACAGGGATATACTTGAGGCTGCGCAGGGGCATGGAGGAGAGAATCTGATCTATTCACAGGCTGTGAAAGATGCAACAATGGCTCATTCGATAATTAGCGCAATCAATGATTCGACAGGGATGCTGCATCTGAACGGTTCCTATCATTCCAACAATTATGAGGGTATTGTTTGGTATGTGAACCGGAAGGCCGAAGGTGTAACGATCCTCACAATAAATACCATTTCTGCAGACGAGATCAACAATGTGGATGCCGGCCTGCTGCAGGCGGCAGACATTACTCTCGTAGTGGATTCAGATATGACGAGAACATATTAA
- the hemL gene encoding glutamate-1-semialdehyde 2,1-aminomutase: MLLNKSEFLFNRAQQFIPGGVNSPARAFKSVGGIPVFFNKAKGSIITDEDGNEYIDYVGSWGPMILGHAYPPVVKAVQDASFNSTSFGAPTEIEINMAELVQRMVPNVEKVRMVNSGTEACMSAIRVARGYTGKEKIIKFEGNYHGHGDAFLIKAGSGALTLGQPSSPGVTKGTAKDTLNADYNNLESVEKLLKENKGDVAAIILEPVAGNMGCIPPEPGFLEGLRELCNRHEAVLIFDEVMTGFRLARGGAQERFDVWADLVTFGKIIGGGLPVGAFGGKKDIMDVVAPMGPVYQAGTLSGNPLAMSAGLAQLSALENHPEYYVELEEKTEYLEKRMRLLLNEHEIDYDMHRVGSMTSIFFTSETVTNFSTANTTNQELFRIFFHEMLNRGVYLPPSPFESWFLANSLTYEMLDATLTAADEALEVAKAKVMS; this comes from the coding sequence ATGCTTCTCAATAAAAGCGAATTTCTTTTCAACAGGGCACAGCAATTTATTCCCGGCGGGGTGAACTCTCCGGCCAGGGCTTTTAAATCGGTTGGAGGCATTCCGGTTTTCTTCAATAAGGCGAAGGGATCGATAATTACAGATGAGGACGGCAATGAGTATATCGACTATGTGGGTTCCTGGGGGCCGATGATTCTGGGGCATGCCTATCCGCCGGTGGTAAAAGCCGTTCAGGATGCATCATTCAATTCCACATCATTTGGGGCTCCAACGGAAATTGAGATCAACATGGCGGAGCTGGTGCAGCGCATGGTTCCAAATGTGGAGAAGGTGCGGATGGTGAATTCGGGTACCGAGGCGTGCATGAGCGCCATCCGGGTAGCCCGTGGATATACAGGCAAGGAGAAAATCATCAAGTTTGAGGGGAACTATCACGGGCACGGCGATGCCTTTCTGATCAAGGCCGGAAGCGGGGCACTCACTTTGGGTCAGCCGAGCAGTCCGGGTGTCACGAAAGGAACCGCAAAGGATACTCTGAATGCGGATTATAACAACCTGGAAAGCGTTGAGAAGCTGCTTAAAGAGAACAAGGGTGATGTGGCCGCCATCATCCTGGAGCCCGTTGCGGGTAATATGGGCTGTATTCCGCCGGAGCCGGGTTTTCTGGAAGGCCTCAGAGAGCTTTGCAACCGGCATGAAGCGGTTCTGATATTTGATGAAGTAATGACCGGTTTTCGTTTGGCAAGAGGCGGCGCCCAGGAGCGATTTGATGTATGGGCCGACCTGGTTACTTTCGGAAAAATTATTGGCGGCGGCCTGCCGGTGGGAGCTTTCGGCGGCAAAAAAGATATCATGGATGTGGTGGCTCCAATGGGTCCAGTTTACCAGGCGGGCACGCTTTCAGGCAATCCGCTGGCTATGAGTGCAGGTCTTGCGCAGTTGTCAGCACTTGAGAATCATCCTGAATATTATGTGGAACTGGAGGAAAAGACCGAATACCTGGAAAAACGGATGCGTTTGTTGCTCAATGAGCATGAAATTGATTACGATATGCATCGTGTAGGTTCAATGACCAGTATTTTCTTCACTTCTGAAACGGTCACAAACTTTAGCACAGCGAACACCACGAACCAGGAGCTGTTCAGGATCTTCTTTCATGAAATGCTGAATCGGGGTGTATACCTGCCACCATCGCCTTTTGAAAGCTGGTTTCTGGCCAATTCACTTACCTATGAGATGCTGGATGCGACCCTGACCGCTGCGGATGAAGCCCTTGAGGTGGCGAAGGCGAAAGTGATGTCGTAG
- the hemB gene encoding porphobilinogen synthase produces MSHSQFPYSRHRRLRSSENIRRMAAEHHLLPRDFIAPLFVMEGKNRKEEIPSMPGYFRFSIDLMLTEAEEIVSLGIPSVLLFAKVPDEKKDNKGTEALNPEGLMQQAIRALKEQFPELVVMTDVALDPYSSYGHDGIVEDGQILNDESAELLAKMAVSHAEAGADFVAPSDMMDGRILMIREALEEMGYVNTGIMSYSAKYASSYYGPFRDALDSAPGFGDKKTYQMDPSNVTEAVKEAISDEQEGADIIMVKPGLPYLDVVRAVKESVYLPVSVYNVSGEYAMIKAAANMGWIDEEDAMMEALISFKRAGADLIATYFAKDAARLLQK; encoded by the coding sequence ATGAGTCATTCTCAGTTTCCTTACTCACGGCACCGGCGGCTACGAAGCAGTGAAAACATCCGCAGGATGGCAGCAGAGCACCATCTTTTACCGCGTGATTTTATTGCACCGCTATTTGTAATGGAGGGTAAAAACCGGAAAGAGGAGATTCCGTCCATGCCCGGTTATTTTCGGTTCTCCATCGATTTGATGTTGACTGAAGCTGAAGAGATAGTGTCATTGGGTATCCCATCTGTACTGCTCTTTGCGAAAGTACCCGATGAAAAAAAAGACAATAAAGGGACCGAAGCGCTGAATCCGGAAGGACTCATGCAGCAGGCGATACGTGCATTAAAAGAGCAATTTCCTGAATTGGTTGTAATGACCGATGTGGCCCTGGATCCGTACAGCAGCTATGGGCATGACGGCATAGTGGAAGATGGACAGATTCTGAATGACGAAAGTGCGGAGCTTCTTGCCAAAATGGCGGTGAGTCATGCAGAAGCCGGGGCTGATTTTGTTGCACCATCCGACATGATGGATGGCCGCATTTTAATGATTCGGGAAGCTCTTGAGGAGATGGGATATGTGAATACGGGAATCATGTCGTACAGCGCTAAATATGCATCATCCTACTATGGCCCGTTCAGGGATGCACTGGATTCAGCTCCCGGTTTCGGAGACAAAAAAACGTACCAAATGGACCCCTCCAACGTTACTGAAGCCGTAAAAGAGGCTATATCTGACGAACAGGAAGGAGCGGACATCATTATGGTGAAACCCGGCCTGCCCTACCTGGATGTGGTGAGGGCTGTGAAAGAGTCGGTTTACCTGCCCGTTTCCGTTTACAATGTATCAGGCGAGTATGCCATGATCAAAGCGGCTGCTAATATGGGCTGGATCGATGAAGAGGATGCAATGATGGAGGCCCTGATTTCGTTTAAGAGAGCCGGTGCTGATCTCATTGCAACCTACTTTGCCAAAGATGCGGCACGATTGTTGCAGAAATGA
- a CDS encoding MFS transporter, with protein MNKPALATVFLVVMIDLLGFGIVLPLLPFYAKEFAASAVTIGLLYSVYSFMQLIFSPIWGSWSDRIGRRPIMLLSTFGAVIAYIIFGLAESVGVLFLSRIVAGMMGGNISTAQAYIADVTDSENRARGMGLIGAAFGIGFVIGPATATGLIHPAFHEFVASIGFTEFAEWMSTNRFALPGFFAAFLSFCSFLMVLFKLPETVDTTKERTGEFRRPSVFTPRFWRLLSEQKGQSARGFLIPLIVGFFLLSFGESSLYSAFPLFAESELGMTAEQVGVQFFYIGIIAVVVQGFLIKPLTNVFSEEKLFIAGNVMMVIGLGLIPFANSMLTLALFLGLMAAGKSLNTPTITSLISKEANDDNVGAVMGASQGLSGLGRMIGPTWGGALFAITFGLPFVATALIVSATIWIGFGLMKKSG; from the coding sequence ATGAATAAACCTGCCCTGGCAACTGTTTTTTTGGTGGTGATGATCGATCTCCTAGGTTTCGGAATCGTGCTGCCGCTGCTTCCCTTTTACGCTAAGGAGTTTGCCGCATCGGCCGTGACCATCGGGTTGCTGTACAGCGTCTATTCATTTATGCAGCTGATTTTTTCTCCCATCTGGGGGAGCTGGAGCGATCGCATCGGCCGGCGCCCCATCATGCTGTTGAGTACCTTTGGGGCAGTCATTGCGTACATTATATTCGGACTGGCAGAATCGGTGGGCGTTCTGTTTTTGTCACGTATCGTAGCCGGGATGATGGGGGGAAATATCTCCACAGCCCAAGCCTATATCGCCGACGTCACCGACAGCGAGAACCGCGCCAGGGGTATGGGACTGATCGGGGCTGCTTTCGGGATCGGTTTTGTCATCGGTCCGGCAACCGCCACTGGTTTGATACACCCCGCTTTTCATGAATTTGTTGCCAGCATTGGATTTACGGAATTTGCAGAGTGGATGAGCACAAACCGGTTTGCTCTACCCGGTTTTTTTGCGGCTTTTCTCTCTTTTTGCAGCTTTCTGATGGTGCTGTTCAAGCTGCCTGAAACGGTTGATACGACCAAAGAGCGAACGGGTGAGTTCCGGCGCCCCAGTGTGTTTACCCCGCGATTCTGGAGGCTGTTATCGGAACAGAAAGGGCAGTCGGCGCGTGGATTTCTGATTCCGCTCATCGTCGGTTTTTTTCTTCTTTCATTCGGTGAGTCGAGTCTTTACAGCGCATTTCCGCTGTTTGCGGAGTCTGAACTGGGGATGACCGCCGAACAGGTGGGCGTCCAGTTCTTCTACATCGGGATCATTGCGGTTGTGGTGCAGGGATTCCTGATCAAACCACTGACTAACGTCTTTTCAGAAGAGAAGCTGTTCATTGCCGGGAACGTGATGATGGTGATCGGGCTTGGGCTCATTCCTTTCGCAAACAGCATGCTTACGCTGGCCCTGTTCCTGGGCCTGATGGCTGCGGGCAAGAGCCTGAATACGCCAACCATCACAAGCCTGATCTCGAAGGAAGCTAACGACGACAATGTGGGAGCGGTGATGGGTGCTTCACAGGGGTTATCGGGTTTGGGCAGGATGATTGGTCCCACGTGGGGAGGTGCCCTGTTTGCCATAACATTTGGACTTCCGTTTGTAGCTACCGCACTGATTGTCTCCGCTACAATCTGGATCGGATTTGGACTGATGAAAAAATCCGGATAG
- a CDS encoding hydroxypyruvate isomerase family protein produces MGISRREAIKKMGLAAGTASLPGVISLSTKGLSPIQLKGNINHSVTRWPYGSLSLDELCAVCNEIGIKGLELVGPGDWATLKEYDLHCPMCNGAEPGIDVGFIDPGLHSSLAESYNRVIPQVADAGFTNLICFSGNANGMDPETGMRNFEQGIKPVLREAERHGVVLCLELFNTRVDHPGYMASSTEWGVELCRRLGSENFKLLYDIYHMQIMEGDIIRRIREFGEYFAHYHTGGVPGRNEIDETQELNYPAIMRAIAETGFEGYVGQEFIPSRGNAIASLRQGIEICDV; encoded by the coding sequence ATGGGAATTTCAAGACGCGAAGCGATCAAAAAAATGGGACTGGCCGCAGGTACGGCTTCACTGCCCGGCGTGATATCATTATCAACCAAAGGATTATCTCCCATTCAGTTGAAAGGTAACATCAACCACTCCGTTACCCGCTGGCCATACGGGTCTCTTTCGCTGGATGAACTCTGTGCGGTCTGCAATGAGATCGGGATCAAAGGCCTGGAGCTGGTGGGCCCGGGCGACTGGGCCACACTTAAAGAATATGATCTCCATTGCCCCATGTGCAACGGGGCCGAACCGGGAATCGATGTCGGATTTATTGACCCCGGACTTCATTCGTCACTCGCCGAAAGCTACAACCGGGTCATCCCCCAGGTGGCGGATGCCGGGTTCACAAATCTGATCTGCTTCAGCGGAAACGCCAACGGCATGGACCCCGAAACAGGCATGCGAAATTTCGAACAGGGTATCAAACCGGTGCTTCGCGAAGCAGAGAGGCACGGGGTGGTGCTTTGCCTGGAGCTGTTCAATACAAGGGTGGATCATCCCGGTTATATGGCCAGCAGTACCGAGTGGGGTGTGGAGCTGTGCAGGCGGCTCGGATCCGAAAACTTTAAACTTCTCTATGATATCTACCACATGCAGATCATGGAGGGCGATATCATCCGCCGGATCCGGGAGTTCGGGGAGTATTTTGCGCACTATCACACAGGGGGCGTGCCCGGCCGCAATGAGATTGACGAGACCCAGGAGCTGAACTATCCGGCGATTATGCGGGCCATCGCAGAGACCGGATTTGAGGGGTATGTAGGCCAGGAATTCATTCCTTCGCGCGGCAATGCGATTGCTTCCTTAAGACAGGGAATTGAGATTTGTGATGTTTGA